A part of Vulpes lagopus strain Blue_001 chromosome 4, ASM1834538v1, whole genome shotgun sequence genomic DNA contains:
- the LOC121488680 gene encoding cytochrome c oxidase subunit NDUFA4-like, with amino-acid sequence MATECSARWIPNCSRDTPKLGHNQQEVRIADPDQAESSFQLHAYPPTFAFEFVQGLKDYKRTCMVFPSPARETSATTVLRQIIGQAKKHPSLIPLFIFIGAGGTGAALYVLRLALFNPDVSWDRKNNPEPWNKLGPNDQYKFYSVNVDYSKLKKEGPDF; translated from the exons ATGGCCACTGAATGCTCTGCGAGATGGATCCCTAACTGTAGCAGAGATACTCCAAAGCTTGGGCATAATCAGCAGGAAGTGCGCATAGCAGACCCAGACCAGGCTGAGTCCTCATTTCAACTGCACGCTTACCCACCGACTTTTGCATTTG aaTTTGTCCAGGGGCTAAAGGATTATAAGAGGACATGCATGGTTTTTCCTTCTCCTGCGCGGGAGACCTCTGCCACAACCGTGTTACGCCAGATCATCGGTCAGGCCAAGAAGCATCCGAGCTTGATCCCCCTCTTCATATTTATTGGGGCAGGAGGTACTGGAGCAGCACTCTATGTGTTGCGCTTGGCATTGTTCAATCCTGATGTTAGTTGGGATAGGAAGAATAACCCAGAACCTTGGAACAAACTGGGTCCCAATGATCAATACAAGTTCTACTCAGTGAATGTAGATTACAGCAAACTGAAGAAAGAAGGTCCAGACTTCTAA